In the Thermodesulfobacteriota bacterium genome, one interval contains:
- a CDS encoding thiamine pyrophosphate-binding protein, which yields MDGKKEVTVGAYIAARLSEIGIGHYFAVPGDYNLVLLDELLGNPSLTMIGCCNELNAGYAADGYARARGAAAQVVTFSVGGLSALNAVAGAYAEDLPVVIISGGPNTNSQVENQVLHHTCGEVRYGYQRDIFSHVTAASVVLRHLADAPFLIDRTIETCLSSRKPVYIEVPCNLAGRVIPAPRQRSFSRKMHSHEDTLAEVVDRTVELLSGAAKPVLVAGGKLKHFGAAPAFMKLVDASKYAAASMPVAKGLIPESHPNYIGTYWGPVSSPGTAEIVESANVYLFAGAVFTDYTTSGYSALINPSRLIHAGPGFVKLPDAIYDGIDLADYLEELSKKVEPNDASLVAYERIKLELAPGHPTRESAPITTRRLFERVEKMLTPDMAVIAETGDSWFNTMKMRLPDGCGYEIQMQYGSIGWSVGAALGYTLGSGGAKRVVAFIGDGSFQLTAQEVSTIIRYGLSPIIFLVNNGGYTIEVEIHDGPYNNIKNWDYAGLVDVFNAGEGNGRSAKVRTEGDLDAAIEKALPHDGLSLIEVIVDRDDCSKELLEWGSRVSANNSRPPVNAG from the coding sequence ATGGACGGGAAAAAAGAGGTTACGGTCGGGGCGTACATAGCGGCCAGGCTTTCCGAGATCGGTATCGGGCATTACTTCGCCGTGCCCGGGGACTACAACCTCGTCCTCCTGGACGAGCTTCTCGGAAACCCCTCGCTAACGATGATTGGCTGCTGCAACGAGCTCAACGCCGGTTACGCCGCCGACGGTTACGCGAGGGCGCGGGGCGCAGCGGCCCAGGTCGTAACGTTCTCCGTCGGAGGCCTCTCCGCGCTGAACGCCGTCGCGGGAGCATACGCCGAGGACCTCCCGGTCGTGATAATCTCCGGCGGGCCCAACACCAATTCCCAGGTCGAGAACCAGGTGCTCCACCACACGTGCGGCGAGGTGCGCTACGGCTACCAGAGGGACATATTCTCCCACGTGACGGCGGCGTCCGTCGTTCTCCGGCACCTGGCCGACGCCCCGTTCCTTATAGACAGGACGATCGAAACCTGCCTCTCGTCGCGAAAGCCGGTTTACATCGAGGTCCCGTGCAACCTGGCCGGGCGCGTGATACCCGCCCCGCGCCAAAGGAGCTTTTCGAGAAAGATGCACAGCCATGAGGATACGCTGGCCGAAGTCGTGGACAGAACGGTCGAGCTCCTTTCAGGCGCGGCGAAGCCCGTGCTCGTCGCCGGCGGCAAGCTGAAGCATTTCGGCGCGGCCCCCGCGTTCATGAAACTGGTAGACGCCTCGAAGTATGCAGCCGCATCCATGCCCGTCGCCAAGGGCCTTATACCCGAAAGCCATCCTAATTACATAGGCACCTACTGGGGCCCGGTCAGCAGCCCCGGCACGGCGGAGATAGTCGAATCCGCGAACGTATATCTCTTCGCGGGGGCCGTTTTCACCGACTACACGACCTCCGGATACTCGGCGCTCATAAACCCGTCGAGGCTCATCCACGCGGGGCCGGGATTCGTAAAGCTCCCCGACGCCATATACGACGGCATCGACCTCGCCGACTATCTCGAAGAGCTGTCGAAGAAAGTCGAGCCGAACGACGCCTCGCTCGTCGCGTACGAGCGCATAAAGCTCGAGCTCGCCCCTGGGCATCCGACCCGTGAATCCGCGCCGATAACCACGCGGAGGCTCTTCGAGAGGGTCGAAAAGATGCTTACCCCGGATATGGCCGTTATCGCCGAAACGGGGGACTCGTGGTTCAACACCATGAAGATGCGGCTTCCCGACGGCTGCGGTTACGAGATTCAGATGCAGTACGGCTCCATAGGCTGGTCCGTCGGCGCGGCCCTCGGCTACACACTCGGGAGCGGCGGCGCGAAAAGGGTCGTCGCGTTCATCGGCGACGGCTCCTTCCAGCTTACGGCGCAGGAGGTCTCGACGATAATACGGTACGGCCTCTCCCCGATAATATTCCTCGTAAACAACGGCGGCTACACGATAGAGGTCGAGATACACGACGGCCCCTACAACAACATCAAGAACTGGGACTACGCGGGCCTCGTCGACGTATTCAACGCCGGCGAAGGGAACGGCCGGTCGGCGAAAGTAAGGACCGAGGGAGACCTCGACGCGGCCATCGAAAAAGCCCTGCCGCACGACGGGCTCAGCCTGATAGAGGTAATCGTCGACAGGGACGACTGCAGCAAGGAGCTCCTCGAATGGGGAAGCCGGGTCTCCGCCAATAACTCCCGCCCGCCGGTAAACGCCGGCTAG
- a CDS encoding FAD-containing oxidoreductase — protein sequence MAGKYDAIIIGTGQAGPPLAGRLSDAGMKVAILERDLFGGTCVNTGCTPTKTLIASARAAHVARTAARFGVVSDGNVAVDMKKVKARKDEVAGASAASVEEWIRGMKNVTLYKGHGRFESPRTVRVNGELLEAGMIFVNAGGRALVPPGGEEEGTPCFTNSTIMHVDFLPRHLIVIGGSYVGLEFAQMYRRFGSEVTVIEKGERLAGREDEDVSQVLAEVMKKEGINVVLGANCIYARKHPEGAEVTTECEGGEETVTGSHVLWAVGRVPNTDDLGLEKAGVATDERGFIKVDDYLRTNVPGIWALGDCNGKGAFTHTSYNDFEIVAANLLDGGDRKVSDRITAYALYTDPPLGRAGMTEREVRKSGRKALIGKREMTRVSRARERGETDGFIKILADAENGEILGASIIGIEGDEAIHSILDVMYTKKPYTVIQRAVHIHPTVSELIPTVLGEMKPLD from the coding sequence ATGGCCGGAAAATACGACGCGATAATAATAGGAACGGGGCAGGCCGGGCCGCCGCTCGCGGGAAGGCTGTCGGATGCGGGAATGAAAGTGGCGATACTGGAGCGGGATTTATTCGGCGGGACCTGCGTCAACACCGGGTGCACACCGACCAAGACACTGATCGCGTCCGCACGCGCCGCACACGTCGCGAGAACGGCGGCGAGATTCGGCGTGGTGTCGGACGGGAACGTGGCCGTTGACATGAAGAAGGTGAAGGCGAGGAAGGACGAGGTCGCGGGGGCCTCGGCCGCATCCGTCGAGGAATGGATACGCGGCATGAAGAACGTGACCCTTTACAAGGGGCACGGACGGTTCGAATCGCCGCGCACCGTGAGAGTGAACGGCGAGCTTCTCGAAGCAGGCATGATATTCGTGAACGCCGGCGGCAGGGCGCTCGTCCCTCCGGGCGGCGAGGAAGAGGGGACCCCGTGCTTTACGAACTCGACGATTATGCACGTCGATTTCCTCCCGCGTCATCTGATCGTGATCGGCGGGAGCTACGTAGGCCTCGAATTCGCACAGATGTACAGGCGCTTCGGGAGCGAGGTGACCGTCATCGAAAAGGGCGAACGGCTCGCCGGGCGCGAGGACGAGGACGTTTCGCAGGTGCTCGCGGAAGTAATGAAGAAGGAAGGGATTAACGTCGTACTCGGGGCGAACTGCATATACGCGAGGAAGCATCCGGAAGGGGCGGAAGTGACTACGGAGTGCGAAGGAGGCGAGGAAACGGTTACGGGCTCTCACGTCCTCTGGGCCGTCGGGCGCGTGCCGAACACGGACGACCTCGGGCTCGAAAAGGCGGGGGTGGCGACGGACGAGAGGGGATTTATAAAGGTGGACGATTACCTCCGGACGAACGTCCCCGGGATATGGGCCCTCGGGGATTGTAACGGGAAAGGGGCGTTCACTCATACGTCGTATAACGACTTCGAGATCGTCGCGGCGAACCTTCTCGACGGGGGCGACAGGAAGGTGAGCGACAGGATAACGGCGTATGCGCTGTACACGGACCCGCCGCTCGGAAGGGCCGGCATGACGGAGAGAGAGGTCAGGAAGTCGGGGAGGAAGGCTCTTATCGGCAAGAGGGAGATGACTCGCGTCAGCCGCGCAAGGGAGCGCGGGGAAACGGACGGATTCATAAAGATCCTCGCCGACGCCGAAAACGGTGAGATACTCGGCGCGTCGATAATCGGCATAGAGGGCGACGAGGCGATACATTCGATACTGGACGTCATGTACACGAAGAAGCCCTATACCGTAATACAGCGGGCGGTTCACATACACCCGACTGTGTCAGAGCTCATACCGACCGTGCTCGGCGAGATGAAGCCCCTCGATTGA